The Sebastes umbrosus isolate fSebUmb1 chromosome 19, fSebUmb1.pri, whole genome shotgun sequence genome has a segment encoding these proteins:
- the si:dkey-247m21.3 gene encoding 5-hydroxytryptamine receptor 4 yields the protein MATTSPRHLLDDIINRGQEQEQQQQEEQQEFLSSLETIVLTIFLSIIIIMTVFGNLLVMVALCKDRHLRKKKTNYFIVSLAFADLLVALLVMPFAAIELTTGQWRYGEIFCLVRTSLDVLLTTASILHLCCIALDRYYAICCQPLVYRHKMTPIRVAVMLSGCWLIPTFISFLPIMQSWNAIGIEDIIEERRALTGGSNDTSCVFLVNRPYALICSTVAFYVPLALMVLAYQRIYVTAMTHVRQIETLQRAGSAPVTGTAPVIAVRSSTSSDPSEHYRFRTTMGSSSSSEHAPIANSRMRVETKAAKTLAIIMGCFCLCWAPFFITNVVDPFIHYSVPWQLWTAWLWLGYINSGLNPFLYAFLNRAFRRAFLVILCCGDERYARQGSCSYGPTHRAYSAASVNGTSMALRLSFLPNRSYSDNGRTMLANEQESQDSLGPL from the exons ATGGCCACAACATCACCTCGACA TTTGTTGGATGACATAATAAACAGAggacaagaacaagaacaacaacaacaggaagaGCAGCAGGAATTCCTGAGCTCGCTGGAGACAATTGTTCTCACCATCTTTCTCTCCATTATTATCATCATGACGGTGTTTGGCAACCTGCTGGTCATGGTGGCACTCTGCAAGGACAGACATCTAAG AAAAAAGAAGACTAACTACTTCATTGTGTCGCTGGCGTTCGCTGACCTGCTGGTTGCACTGCTGGTGATGCCCTTCGCTGCAATCGAGCTGACCACCGGCCAGTGGCGGTACGGGGAGATCTTCTGCCTGGTTCGAACGTCACTGGACGTCCTGTTGACTACAGCGTCCATCCTGCACCTCTGCTGCATTGCGCTGGacag GTATTACGCTATCTGCTGCCAGCCTCTGGTTTACAGACACAAGATGACCCCGATCAGAGTGGCAGTGATGCTCAGTGGCTGCTGGCTCATCCCCACATTCATCTCCTTTCTACCCATCATGCAAAGCTGGAACGCCATCGGCATCGAGGACATT ATCGAGGAGAGGCGAGCCTTGACGGGAGGCTCCAACGACACGAGCTGCGTGTTTCTGGTCAACCGACCGTACGCCCTGATCTGCTCTACGGTGGCCTTCTACGTCCCGTTGGCCCTCATGGTCCTGGCCTACCAGCGGATCTACGTCACCGCCATGACCCACGTGAGGCAGATCGAGACACTGCAGCGGGCCGGCTCCGCTCCCGTCACCGGGACGGCCCCGGTGATCGCCGTGAGGTCCTCCACTTCCTCAGATCCGTCGGAGCACTACCGCTTTAGGACAACAatgggctcctcctcctcctcagagcaCGCCCCCATAGCGAATAGCCGCATGCGCGTCGAGACTAAGGCGGCAAAGACGCTGGCGATTATAATGGGCTGTTTCTGCCTATGCTGGGCGCCGTTCTTCATCACCAACGTGGTGGACCCCTTCATCCATTACTCAGTGCCCTGGCAGCTGTGGACAGCCTGGCTGTGGCTCGGGTACATTAATTCAGGGTTGAACCCCTTCCTGTACGCCTTTCTGAACCGGGCGTTTCGGAGGGCGTTTCTGGTGATTCTCTGCTGTGGGGACGAGCGGTACGCACGGCAGGGGAGCTGCTCCTACGGACCCACCCACAGGGCGTACTCGGCTGCGTCGGTCAACGGGACGTCTATGGCACTGAG GCTGTCGTTCCTGCCAAACAGGAGCTACAGTGACAACGGGCGGACGATGCTGGCCAATGAGCAGGAGTCCCAGGACTCTCTTGGACCACTATGA